From the genome of Agromyces intestinalis:
CAGTCCCGCCGCGGCGAGCGCGGTCGTGCTCTTGCCCGACCCCGACTGGCCGACGAGTGCGACGGTGGAGCCGGCGGGCACCTGCAGCGACACCTCGTGCACGACGCGCGCGGCATCGTGCCCGCCGGTGTCGTAGGCGATGGAGAGCCGGTCGAACTCGAGCGCCGGGACGCCGCGGTCCGGATCGCCGCCGGCCGATGTCGACGGCGCCGTCGATGCGGCGATCCGGTCGGTGGTCAGGGTCATCGGTTCACGCTCCTGCTTGCGCCGATGAGCCCGCTCACTCGGCTGATGGACACGACGGTGAGCGCCACGACTGCGCCCGGGAACAGGACGAGCCAGGGCGACGAGGCGATGTACTCGCGGCCCTCGGCCACGAGCAGTCCCCACTCGGGCAGCGGCGGCGGAGCACCGTAGCCGAGGAAGCTGAGGGCGGCGATCCAGAGGATCGAGCCGCCGAACTGCATCGCGGTCATCGACACGACCGGGCCGTACGAGTTCGGCAGCACGTGGTGCAGCAGTACCCGGCCCGGGGAGGAGCCGAGGTGGTGGGCCGCCTCGACGAACCCGAGCGAGCGCACTCGCAGCACTTCCGACCGCATGAGCCGGGCGAACGTCGCCACCGACGCCACACCCACCGCGATGGCGGCGTTGATCGACCCGAACCCGAGCGCGACGACGACGACCATCGACAGCAGCAGGCCGGGGATCGAGAGCAGGACGTCGACGAAACGGCTGACGACGAGGTCGGTGCCGCGACCGAAGTACGCCGCAACGAGCCCGAGGACGGATCCGACGCCGAGGCCGATGACGACGGCGATCAGCGAGGCGAACAACGTTCGCCCGGCGCCGTGCACCACGCGGGTGTAGAGATCGCGACCGAGGTAGTCGGTGCCGAAGGGGTGCTGCAGCGACGGCGCGAGCAGCGTGTTGCCGGGCGATGCGCCGAGGGGGTCGCCCGGTGCGATGATCCACGGGGCGGCGATCGCGATCGCGACGAGGGTCAGGAACCCGATGGCGAGCCAGTCGCTCACCCCGATGGCGCTAAGTCGGGGCCGCTTGGACGTCGCCGGGGCGGGCGAGCCCGCATCGAGGGTGTCGGGCGCGTCGGGCGCGTCGGTCGTGCGGCTGTGCTCGGTGAGGCTCATGCGGCCACCACCTTTCGAGACTGGTCGCTCTGCTCGGTCGACTCGCTCGACTTTCCGGACGTCGATTGGCGAGCGGAGGATCGCGCCGCACTCGCGTTCGTGAGCGAGATGCGCCGGTCGATGAGCGGATAGACGAGGTCGGTCGCGAGGTTCACGAGGGTGAAGACGATCGCGACGAACATGACGACGGCCAGCACCATGGGGCCGTCCTGCGCTCGCACGGCCTGCTCGGTCATGAACCCGAGCCCGGTGCGCGAGAAGATCGTCTCGGCGATGACCGAGCCGGCGAGCAGTTCGCCCACCGTGAGCCCGATGAGCGTGATCGCGGGGATCGAGGCGTTCTTCAGGACGTGACGGGTGGCGATCGACCGCTCGGATACGCCGCCGGCGCGCAGCACCGTCACGAACGGCTCCTTCGCCGATCGATCCAGCCCCTGGATGAGCACCTGCGCGATCGGGGCGTTGACGCCGATCGCCAGCGCGACCGCCGGGAGGATGAGCGACTTGAAGCCCTCGTCGCGAATCGAGGAGAACCATCCGAGTTGATAGGCGAAGATCTGCAGCAGCAGGAGGCCGACGAGGAAGCCGGGCGTGGAGGTCATCACCACGGGCAGCGTGCGGAAGAACGAGCGGATGCTTCGCAGCGGCGCGTAGACGGCGGCGAGCGCGACGGCGAGGGCGAGGGCGACCGCGAACACGAGCGCGATGGATGCGAGCGTCACCGTCTGGCCGATGCCCTGCGCCATGAGGTCGGCGACCGGCCGGCCGCTCGTCAGCGAATAGCCGAAGTCGCCCTGCACTGCCCGGACGACGGCGAGCCGGAACTGCTCGAGGGCCGGTGCGTCGAGGTGGTAGTACGCGAGGATCGCCTGGGCCTGATCCTCGGGGATGGGGTTGAGCGGGTTGTCGATTCGGCTCTGGATCGGATCGCCGGGCAGCAGGAACAGCACGAAGTAGACGAGCACGTAGGTCGCCGCGACGACGAACACCGACTGCGCCAGTCTGCGAAGCAGGGCGGGCCAGCTGAGCATGGGATTCCTTCCAGGATGGGATGCGCCCGGCGCCCGTCGAGACGGGCGCCGGGCCGCGGTCACTTCTTCTCGGTCCAGACGTCGTAGAAGTACGGACGTGCTTCCGCGCTCCACGAGAACCCGTGGAGGTGCGGCTGCAGGACGAACACCTGGGTGTCGTCGATGATCGGCAGCGCGTACGCCTGGTCGACGACGTACTCCTGCAGCTCGGCGAGGATCTCTGCGCGCTGCTCGGGCGTGGTCGCGTGCAGCTGGCTGTCGTACAGCTCCTCGAGCTTCGGGTCTGCCTCGGAGAAGAACCATGCGTTCGACCCGGTGAAGCTGTAGTTCACCCGCTGGCGCACCCACGCGTCGGCCTCGGGCCAGCCGTTGCGGCGCACGCCCACGTTCGGGTCCTTCAGCGCGTTGGAGTAGTTCGCGTAGTCGGTCTCGTCGATGTCGAGCTTCACGCCGATCTGCTTGAGCTGCCACTGGATCAGCTGGAAGAGCGGCTTCGACGTGCTGTCGAAGACATCGACGAAGGTGAGGATGCGAAGTGTCTCGCCGTCGCGCGTGCGGTAGCCGTCGGCGTCGCGGCCGGTGAAGCCCGCCTCGTCGAGGAGCCGGTTCGCCTCGTCGGGGTCGTATCCGAGCTTGGCCGAGAGGTCGACGTACCCGAACGCCGTCGGCGAGACGATGCTCGTGGCCGCGTTCCAGCGGTCGGTGTAGAGATCGTCGACGATCTGCTCGCGGTCGATGCCGACCTGCAGCGCCTTGCGCACGTCGAGCTCGTCGAGGAACGGCGCCTGCTGACGGACATCCCAGATGTTCGCGTTGCCCGCGCCCTGGAGGCCGAGCACCTGGAAGCCCGCGTCCTCGAGCGGCTGCTCCTCGCTCGGCTGCACGTAGCGCAGGAGGTCGGCCTCGCCCGACTTGAGCGTGCCCAGCCGCACGCTGTCCTCGGTCACCGGGATGATGACGATCTCATCGAGGTACGCCTCACCGGTGTGCTCCGAACCCGGGTGCGGCCAGTCGTAGCCCTCGCGCTTGGCGAGCACGATCTCTTCGCCGTACGTCTCGCTCTTCACGTAGAACGGGCCCGAGCCGATGAGGCCCGAGATCTGCGACTGCGCTTCGAGGCTCGCGTCGATGGTCGCGTCGGCGACGAGCGACGTGCGCCAGAACGAGAGCACGGCGAGGAACGGCGCGTACGGCTGGTCGAGGGTCACGGTGACCGTTCGTGTCGCCTCGTCGGCATCGATCGAGACGATCGTCGGGAACCAGTTGTTCGCAGGGATGCCCTTGTCGGCGTCTCCGTTCGCCTGCCACTCGAGGTTGCGCTTCACGCTGGCCACGTCGAGCGGCGTGCCGTCGCTGTAGGTCACGCCGTCGCGGATGACGAACTCGTAGACGAGCCCGTCGTCGCTGATCGTCCAGTCCTCGGCGATCCACGGCTCGAACTCGCCCGTCTCGGGATCGCGATAGATGAGCCGGTCGGTGATGTTCTGCACGTACGCGCTGTCCTGCCAGGTGCCACTCGACTGCAGCTGGGTGTTGGACGACAGTTCGGCGTCGAGGTAGACGATCGAGCCGCCCTCCTTCTCCTGGCTGCCTGCGCCGGGCTGAGCGGGCGCGCAGGCGCCGAGCCCCACGGCGAGGAGTGCGGCGATTGCCGCGCCTGCGACGCGTCGGGTGTACCTGGCCATGCGATGTCTCCTTGTCGGATGGGGCCCTTGCTTCGACGGGCCCCGCGGCGGTGCCGCCCGGGTGAGCGACGTGGAGCCGATGCTAGGGACGCCGCGAGCCGCCCACCCCGACGTTGCCCTCCGTGAACGCGTGTGACCGGAATCCGTCATACGGAGCGTCACACGGCTCAACATGCGGTCACGAGTCGACTCGGAACGTCGCCGGCGACCCGCGTCGCGAGACCTCGGGCTACCGTCTCGGGCATGACTGTGCACGGCATCCGCGACGAGGTCCGGATCGAAGAGGAGACCGATGGTCGGGCGGCGCATCCGGCTCGCACCGATGGTTTCGACGATGCGTTCCGCGCGTTGCTCGAGCGAGTCCGCCCCGGTGCGGCGGACCGCGAGCGCGATCGCGTCCTGCTGTACGACGAGGTCGCCGAGCTGCGCCGGCTCGGATTCACGAGCCTGCGCCTGCCGGCCGAGTTGGGCGGCGCCGGGCTGGGGCTCGAGGACTTCTTCGACCGCCTCATCGACCTGGCGTCCGCCGACCCCAGCCTCGCGCACCTGTATCGGGGTCATATCGCGTTCGTCGAAGGCCTCCGGTACGACGGCATCGACTCAGGTCGCCCGCTCGACGACCACGAAGCGGCGTGGGTCACCCGTATCGCCGCCGGCGACCTCATCGGCAACGCGCAGTCCGAGCGACAGGAGACCGCCGACCTCACGACGACGATCGAGCGCGACGGGGACGACGTCTTCGTGACCGGCACGAAGTACTACACGACGGGCAGCATCTACGCCGATTGGATCCACCTGAGCGCGCTCGACGGCGACGACCGCGTCGGAATCACGGTGGACGCCTCGCACCCGGGTGTGCGCTCGATCGACGACTGGGACGGGTTCGGCCAACTCCTGACCGGCTCGGGCACGACCACGTTCGACCGCGTGCCCGTGCACCCCGGCGACATCGTCGTGCGCGGGGAAGACGAGGGCCGCGGCCACCATCTCGCCGCCGTGTTCCAGCTCGTGCTCCTCGCCGTCGTGGCGGGCATCGCCGACGCGGCGCTGCGCGACACCGTCGCCTTCGTGCGACCGAGGCGCCGCATCTTCGGTTCCGCGGGCGAGACGCTGCCCCGACTCGATCCGCTCGTGCAGGCGACCGTCGGAGAACTGAGCGCGACCGCGCACGCGGCGAGGAGCCTGGTGCTCGCGGAAGCGCGCAAGCTCGACGCCGTGCTCGTGCGACGGGAGACCGGAGACGTGACCGCGGGCGACCTCCGCGATGCGATGCTCGACGTGTTCCGACTGCAGCAGATCGTGCTGCCCCTGGTGCTGGGCGCGTTGACCGAGCTGTTCGAGGTCGGTGGAGCGAGCGCGGTCGGGCGCGGCTTCGCCCTCGACCGGCACTGGCGGAATGCTCGCACGGTCGCCTCGCACAACCCCGCCGTGCAGCGCAAGCGTGCGATCGGGCTGTTCGAACTCGAGGGCACCCTGCCCGAGTGGCGCGCACCCGGCAGATCCGCGACCGCCGAGTCCGTCACCGCCGAGTCCGCGCAGGAGGCATCCGCATGACCGACAAGAAGCCGCTCATCCTCAACCTGTTCGAGATGGCGTGCATCAGCCACATCACGCACGGGCTGTGGCCGCTGCCCGGCAACAACCGGCACCGGTTCGACGAGCTCGGCTACTGGACCGAGCTTGCCGAGATCCTCGAGGACGGCGGGTTCCACGGCGTGTTCCTCGCCGATGTGATCGGTGCCTACGACGTGTTCCGCGGCGGGCCCGAGACGGCACTGCGCGAGGGGCTGCAGTCGCCGAACCTCGACCCGTTGCTCGTCATCCCCGCGATGGCGGCGGTCACGAAGCGGCTCGGCTTCGGCGCCACGTTCTCGACGACGTACGAACCGCCGTTCGCGTTCGCGCGCCGCGCATCGACCCTCGATCACCTCACGAGCGGCCGCTTCGGCTGGAACATTGTGACGAGCTACCTGCCGAATGCGGCACGCAACTTCGGGCTCGAAGGCGAGGTCCCGCATGACCGGCGGTACGAGATCGCCGACGAGTACCTCGACGTGCTCTACAAGCTGTGGGAGGGCTCGTGGGACGACGGCGCGGTCGTCTACGACCGCGAGCAGGGCATCGCCACGGATGCCTCGAAGGTGCGGTACATCGACCACGTCGGTGAGCACTTCCGCGTGGCCGGCCCGCACATCGTGCACCCGTCGAGGCAGCGCACCCCCGTGCTCTACCAGGCCACCGGCTCTCCGGCGGGTATCGAGTTCGCCGGTCGGCACGCCGAGCTCGTCTTCACCGGGGGGCGCACCACTGAAGACTTCCGTCGCAACGCCGCCGAGATGACCGCCTCGGCCGAGCGCCACGGCCGCTCACGCGCCGACCTGAGGTTCATCGTGCAGGCCGGGGTCGTCGTCGGTCGCACCGAGGAGGAGGCGGCCGACAAGTGGCGCACCTACCGCGAGCACGTGAGCCTCGACGGTATCCTCGCCCACTCGGGTCTGCGCGTCGACCTCACGGCCTACCCGCGCGACATCACCGTCGCTGAGGCGGTGCGGCGCTCGGGGGTTCCCGAATCCGAGGTGCCGTTCCTGCCGCTCGACAAGACGGTCGGCGCGGCGCTCGACGGCCTGCAGGGCAGCCGAGAGGGCCGATACTTCGTCGCGGGCACGCCCTCGGTGGTCGCCGACGAGATCGAGCGCTGGCTCGATGACGATGGCGTGGACGGCATCAACCTGCGCCAGTACCACTCGTTCGACACCGCGCGCGACTTCGCCGAGCTCGTCGTGCCCGAGCTTCGCCGTCGAGGCCGGCTCGTCGAGGATTCGGGCGCCCCCACGACGTTGCGCGACCGGCTGTTCGGCCGCGGCGACCGGCTGCCCGATCACCACATCGCGGCTCGTTACCGCGGCGGGGCCAACCTCGACGTGCCGGTGCCGCCGCTGCGTTTCGCCGCGCCGGTGCCGCCCGTTCCGCTCGCCGCCAACTGATCGCCCGCCCGCATCCCGAAGGAGCTACGCATGACCGCCGACTCGCACGCCCCGATCCCCGAGGTCGCCCTCGGCGACGCCCTCGTCGTCCCAGCCCAGGGTTTCGGCGGAATGGCCCTCAGCGGCTCGTACGGGCCGGTCGACCCCGATGTCGCGCTGGCGACGCTGCACCACGCGGTCGACGCCGGAGTGCGGTTCATCGACACCGCGAACATCTACGGCGGCGGCGAGAACGAGCGGCTCGTGGGCCGCCTGCTCGCCGATCGACGCGACGAGGTGGTGCTGGCCACGAAGGTCGGGATCCTGCGGGAGCCCGACGCCGACGGCGTCCGCTTCCGTGGCGACCGCACGTACATCCGCGAGTCGGTACGGTCCAGCCTCGAACGGCTCGGCACGGAGCGCATCGACCTGTACTACCTCCACCGCGTCGACCCGCGCGTGCCGATCGAGGACAGCGTCGGCGCGCTCGCCGAGCTGGTAGCCGAGGGCCTGGTCGACCGCATCGGCGTGAGCGAGGTCACGGCGAGCGAGCTCGAGCGCGCCGTCGCGGTGCATCCGATCGCCGCCGTGCAGAGCGAGTGGTCGCTGTGGAGCCGCGATGTCGAGGCGCAGGTCATCCCAGCGGCACGTCGGCTCGGGGTCGGCTTCGTCGCATACTCGCCGCTTGGACGCGGGTTCTTCGCAGGCGGCGTGGGCGCCGGCCTCGCCGTCGATGATGCGCGCCGGCGGTTCCCCCGGTTCGGCGAGGAGGCGCTCACGCGGAATCTCGAGGCGCTGGCCATCGCCGAGCGTGCAGCGCAGCGCGAGGGCCTCACGCGCGCGCAGCTCGCGCTCGCGTGGCTCTACGCGCGCGGTCGCGAACTGGATGTCCCGGTGGTGCCGATCCCCGGTACGCGTCGCGCCGAGCGCATCGACGAGAACCTCGTCGCGGTGGGGGCGAGCCTTTCGCCCGAGACCGTCGCCGAACTCGATGGGCTCGTCGCGCTCGTCGAGGGCGAGCGGGCGCCGTCGACCAATGGCATCTCGGCGTTCCGTGAGGCGGCACCGGCACCGGCACCGGCAGCGGCAGCGGCACCGGCAGCGGCTGCGGGCTGACTGCGCCCCTGGGCCACGGTTCGGGGGTTAGCCTCGAGGGATGACCACGGAGTCGTCCACCGCGGCGCGAGCCGAGCTCGCGGCACTCGTCGGAAAGAGCGGGATGTTCGCCGAGTGGCGCGACGCCCGGGGCCTGCCCGAGGCGCCCGATCCGCGGCCGGCCGCCGTGCTCATCCTCTTCGGCGTGCTCGACGGGCGCCCTGCCGACCACGACGCACAGGCGCGTGCGGTGTCGCGCGACCTCGACCTGCTGCTGCTCGAACGCGCGGCGACGCTGCGCTCGCACGCGGGGCAGGTCGCGTTCCCGGGCGGGCGGATGGATCCGGGCGACGACGGACCCGTCGCTGCCGCCCTGCGCGAGGCGCGGGAAGAGACCGGCCTCGAAACGTCGGGCGTCGACGTGCTCGGCGCGCTGCCCGAGATCCCGGTTCCGGTGTCGGGTCACGTCGTCACCCCGGTGCTCGGCTGGTGGTCCCGGCAGACGCCGGTCGGGGTGGTCGATGTCGCCGAGTCAGCACACGTGTTCCGCACGCCGGTCGCCGACCTGCTGGATCCCGCCAACCGGTATACGACGGTGCTGCGCCGCGCGGGTCAGGAGTGGCGTGGGCCCGGGTGGCTCGTCACGGTGTCGGGTGTCGAACACCTCGTGTGGGGGTTCACGGCGGGCGTGCTCGACGCCCTGCTCGATGCGCTCGGTTGGACCGAGCCGTGGGACCGAACGCGCGAACTCGAGCTGCCGTAGCCATCCGCTGGTCGAGTAGGGAGCGCAGCGACCGTATCGAGACCTCGTGACCTGCCCTCGGTTCCAGCGGCGGGTCACCGGGTCTCGATACGCGCTTCGCGCTACTCGACCAGCGGTAGGCGCCGCTACAGCTCGGTCTCGGCGGGCTCGGATGCCACGAGCTCGAACACGCCCTCGACGATCTCGTCGGGGCGGAACGGGTACTTCTCGATCTCGGCCTGGTCGCTGATGCCGGTGAGCACCAGCACAGTGTGCAGGCCCGCCTCGATGCCGGCGACGATGTCGGTGTCCATGCGGTCGCCGATCATCGCGGTGTTCTCGGAATGCGCGCCGATCTTGTTCAACGCCGACCGGAACATCATCGGGTTCGGCTTGCCGACGACGTACGGCTCCTTGCCCGTCGCTTTGGTGATGAGCGCGGCGATCGCTCCGGTGGCGGGCAGCGGACCGTCGGCGCTCGGGCCCGTGGCATCCGGATTGGTCACGATGAACCGAGCGCCGCGCCCGATGAGCCTGATCGCCTTGGTGATCGCGTCGAACGAGTAGTTGCGGGTCTCGCCGACGACGACGAAGTCGGGGTCGGTCTCGGTCATCACGAAGCCCGCCTCGTGCAGCGCGGTGAGGATGCCGGCCTCGCCGATGACGAACGCCGACCCGCCGGGCACCTGCTGCTTCAAGAAGTCAGCCGTTGCGAGCGCCGACGTCCACAGCCGGTCTTCGGGCACGTTGAGCCCCGACGCGCGCAGCCGCGCCGAGAGGTCGCGCGCGGTGAAGATCGAGTTGTTCGTGAGCACCAGATAGGGCGTGCCCGTGTCCTCCCACTGCTGCAGCAGCTCGGCGGCACCCGGCAGGGCGTGGTTCTCGTGCACGAGCACGCCGTCCATGTCGGTCAGCCAGCACTCGACCTCGTCGCGTCGTCCCATGCCTCAAGCGTAGGGCGAAGGCTCGCGCCGTCGCGCGCGGCGAGCACGTCGGCGACCGCGTCGGTGATCGGCAGGCCGGTGGCGCGCTCCACGAACAGCCAGGAGCCGGAGGGGTCGAGGTCGAGCAGCACGTGGCGTCCGTCGGCGGTGCGGCGCAGGTCGACCGTCGTGATGCCGAGGCCGAGTCGGCGGGCGAGTCCGACGAGCGCCGCGCCGAGGCTGCCGGGCAGCTCGGCCGGGCGAATGAGGGCCGGTTCGCGGCCGCGTCGCAGCTCCCACGGGCGCAGCGTGCCCGACCCGTCGACCTCGGCGGCGAACACCTCGTCGCCCGCGACCGTGACGCGCAGGTCGACGCCGTCGACGTACTCCTGCAGCAGAGTGGGCGAGTGGCGAACGCGGTCGAGGACGGTCAGGTCGGATGCCTCGAGCCGATGCGTCTCGCCGGTGCCGGTGTGCGGGCGCAGCGATTTCGTCACCACGCCGGCGACGCGATGGCGTATGGCGAAGGCGCGGGCCCGGTCGGGGTCGCGGGTGACGATCGTGTGCGGCAGGGCGAAGCCGAGTTCGGCGGCGGCGGTCCACTGCACGAGGGTGTGGCGGGCCGCGTCCTCGGCGGCGGGCGGGTTGAGCCAGTCGATCGAAAGCGATGCGATCACGCCTTCGAGCACCTCGTGCGGAACATGATCGGCGGGTGCCACGGGCCCCGGCCGGCGCCACCAGCCGACCGTGGCACGGGCGAGGTCGACGGGGTCGGTGGCAGCCGGGTCATCCGAGTGGGGCTCAGTGCCCGTGTGCAGGGTGAGCTCGGGGTGGTGGCCGGCGCCGAATGCGAGTTCGAGCGATCCCGCGCCGGCCAGGTCGGCCGTGTCGAGTCGCACGACCTTGACGCCGGTGTCGCGCAGGCAGTCGGCGACGGCGACGGCGTGGGCGTCGTCGCGCCCGGCTGCGATCAGGATCATGCGACGGCTCCGCGATCGTCGCCGTAGGGTGCGAACTGCGGGTGCATGGGTCCTCCGTTCCGGAGCCGGGCGGGTCGTTCCGCGGCCGATGCGTCGATCCTTCCGCGGCGTCGGCAGCGAGGCATCCGGGATGTCCCTGAGGCGCGTTGCGCCGGTCGAGGAGCGTCCGACCGAGTCGGACGCGTCTCGAGACCGCCTCGCGTTGATCCCGACCTCCGTCGTCGCTGCGCGCCGCTGCTCCTCGACCAGCAGCCCGGCAGCCGCGGCTACGCTGTGAGCCAGAT
Proteins encoded in this window:
- a CDS encoding ABC transporter permease gives rise to the protein MSLTEHSRTTDAPDAPDTLDAGSPAPATSKRPRLSAIGVSDWLAIGFLTLVAIAIAAPWIIAPGDPLGASPGNTLLAPSLQHPFGTDYLGRDLYTRVVHGAGRTLFASLIAVVIGLGVGSVLGLVAAYFGRGTDLVVSRFVDVLLSIPGLLLSMVVVVALGFGSINAAIAVGVASVATFARLMRSEVLRVRSLGFVEAAHHLGSSPGRVLLHHVLPNSYGPVVSMTAMQFGGSILWIAALSFLGYGAPPPLPEWGLLVAEGREYIASSPWLVLFPGAVVALTVVSISRVSGLIGASRSVNR
- a CDS encoding ABC transporter permease; translation: MLSWPALLRRLAQSVFVVAATYVLVYFVLFLLPGDPIQSRIDNPLNPIPEDQAQAILAYYHLDAPALEQFRLAVVRAVQGDFGYSLTSGRPVADLMAQGIGQTVTLASIALVFAVALALAVALAAVYAPLRSIRSFFRTLPVVMTSTPGFLVGLLLLQIFAYQLGWFSSIRDEGFKSLILPAVALAIGVNAPIAQVLIQGLDRSAKEPFVTVLRAGGVSERSIATRHVLKNASIPAITLIGLTVGELLAGSVIAETIFSRTGLGFMTEQAVRAQDGPMVLAVVMFVAIVFTLVNLATDLVYPLIDRRISLTNASAARSSARQSTSGKSSESTEQSDQSRKVVAA
- a CDS encoding ABC transporter substrate-binding protein produces the protein MARYTRRVAGAAIAALLAVGLGACAPAQPGAGSQEKEGGSIVYLDAELSSNTQLQSSGTWQDSAYVQNITDRLIYRDPETGEFEPWIAEDWTISDDGLVYEFVIRDGVTYSDGTPLDVASVKRNLEWQANGDADKGIPANNWFPTIVSIDADEATRTVTVTLDQPYAPFLAVLSFWRTSLVADATIDASLEAQSQISGLIGSGPFYVKSETYGEEIVLAKREGYDWPHPGSEHTGEAYLDEIVIIPVTEDSVRLGTLKSGEADLLRYVQPSEEQPLEDAGFQVLGLQGAGNANIWDVRQQAPFLDELDVRKALQVGIDREQIVDDLYTDRWNAATSIVSPTAFGYVDLSAKLGYDPDEANRLLDEAGFTGRDADGYRTRDGETLRILTFVDVFDSTSKPLFQLIQWQLKQIGVKLDIDETDYANYSNALKDPNVGVRRNGWPEADAWVRQRVNYSFTGSNAWFFSEADPKLEELYDSQLHATTPEQRAEILAELQEYVVDQAYALPIIDDTQVFVLQPHLHGFSWSAEARPYFYDVWTEKK
- a CDS encoding acyl-CoA dehydrogenase family protein, with translation MTVHGIRDEVRIEEETDGRAAHPARTDGFDDAFRALLERVRPGAADRERDRVLLYDEVAELRRLGFTSLRLPAELGGAGLGLEDFFDRLIDLASADPSLAHLYRGHIAFVEGLRYDGIDSGRPLDDHEAAWVTRIAAGDLIGNAQSERQETADLTTTIERDGDDVFVTGTKYYTTGSIYADWIHLSALDGDDRVGITVDASHPGVRSIDDWDGFGQLLTGSGTTTFDRVPVHPGDIVVRGEDEGRGHHLAAVFQLVLLAVVAGIADAALRDTVAFVRPRRRIFGSAGETLPRLDPLVQATVGELSATAHAARSLVLAEARKLDAVLVRRETGDVTAGDLRDAMLDVFRLQQIVLPLVLGALTELFEVGGASAVGRGFALDRHWRNARTVASHNPAVQRKRAIGLFELEGTLPEWRAPGRSATAESVTAESAQEASA
- a CDS encoding NtaA/DmoA family FMN-dependent monooxygenase (This protein belongs to a clade of FMN-dependent monooxygenases, within a broader family of flavin-dependent oxidoreductases, the luciferase-like monooxygenase (LMM) family, some of whose members use coenzyme F420 rather than FMN.); the encoded protein is MTDKKPLILNLFEMACISHITHGLWPLPGNNRHRFDELGYWTELAEILEDGGFHGVFLADVIGAYDVFRGGPETALREGLQSPNLDPLLVIPAMAAVTKRLGFGATFSTTYEPPFAFARRASTLDHLTSGRFGWNIVTSYLPNAARNFGLEGEVPHDRRYEIADEYLDVLYKLWEGSWDDGAVVYDREQGIATDASKVRYIDHVGEHFRVAGPHIVHPSRQRTPVLYQATGSPAGIEFAGRHAELVFTGGRTTEDFRRNAAEMTASAERHGRSRADLRFIVQAGVVVGRTEEEAADKWRTYREHVSLDGILAHSGLRVDLTAYPRDITVAEAVRRSGVPESEVPFLPLDKTVGAALDGLQGSREGRYFVAGTPSVVADEIERWLDDDGVDGINLRQYHSFDTARDFAELVVPELRRRGRLVEDSGAPTTLRDRLFGRGDRLPDHHIAARYRGGANLDVPVPPLRFAAPVPPVPLAAN
- a CDS encoding aldo/keto reductase, with translation MTADSHAPIPEVALGDALVVPAQGFGGMALSGSYGPVDPDVALATLHHAVDAGVRFIDTANIYGGGENERLVGRLLADRRDEVVLATKVGILREPDADGVRFRGDRTYIRESVRSSLERLGTERIDLYYLHRVDPRVPIEDSVGALAELVAEGLVDRIGVSEVTASELERAVAVHPIAAVQSEWSLWSRDVEAQVIPAARRLGVGFVAYSPLGRGFFAGGVGAGLAVDDARRRFPRFGEEALTRNLEALAIAERAAQREGLTRAQLALAWLYARGRELDVPVVPIPGTRRAERIDENLVAVGASLSPETVAELDGLVALVEGERAPSTNGISAFREAAPAPAPAAAAAPAAAAG
- a CDS encoding NUDIX hydrolase, with the translated sequence MTTESSTAARAELAALVGKSGMFAEWRDARGLPEAPDPRPAAVLILFGVLDGRPADHDAQARAVSRDLDLLLLERAATLRSHAGQVAFPGGRMDPGDDGPVAAALREAREETGLETSGVDVLGALPEIPVPVSGHVVTPVLGWWSRQTPVGVVDVAESAHVFRTPVADLLDPANRYTTVLRRAGQEWRGPGWLVTVSGVEHLVWGFTAGVLDALLDALGWTEPWDRTRELELP
- a CDS encoding HAD-IIA family hydrolase, encoding MGRRDEVECWLTDMDGVLVHENHALPGAAELLQQWEDTGTPYLVLTNNSIFTARDLSARLRASGLNVPEDRLWTSALATADFLKQQVPGGSAFVIGEAGILTALHEAGFVMTETDPDFVVVGETRNYSFDAITKAIRLIGRGARFIVTNPDATGPSADGPLPATGAIAALITKATGKEPYVVGKPNPMMFRSALNKIGAHSENTAMIGDRMDTDIVAGIEAGLHTVLVLTGISDQAEIEKYPFRPDEIVEGVFELVASEPAETEL
- a CDS encoding ATP-grasp domain-containing protein; the protein is MILIAAGRDDAHAVAVADCLRDTGVKVVRLDTADLAGAGSLELAFGAGHHPELTLHTGTEPHSDDPAATDPVDLARATVGWWRRPGPVAPADHVPHEVLEGVIASLSIDWLNPPAAEDAARHTLVQWTAAAELGFALPHTIVTRDPDRARAFAIRHRVAGVVTKSLRPHTGTGETHRLEASDLTVLDRVRHSPTLLQEYVDGVDLRVTVAGDEVFAAEVDGSGTLRPWELRRGREPALIRPAELPGSLGAALVGLARRLGLGITTVDLRRTADGRHVLLDLDPSGSWLFVERATGLPITDAVADVLAARDGASLRPTLEAWDDATRSSAG